From the genome of bacterium, one region includes:
- the ribD gene encoding bifunctional diaminohydroxyphosphoribosylaminopyrimidine deaminase/5-amino-6-(5-phosphoribosylamino)uracil reductase RibD, with the protein MAARSIKVDPDQRYMRMALAEAEKGAGRVSPNPLVGAVAVKAGRVIAKAYHRRFGDLHAETALLRKLSLEAAQGATIYVNLEPCCHQGKTPPCTSALIAAGIARVVVAMEDPNPLVNGQGIAQLREAGIEVVVGVCDAEARRVNAPFLTYMTGGRPWLLLKVAQSLDGRIALGNGKSRWITGEASRTEVHRIRARLDAVMVGVQTILDDDPELNVRHVKGRDPVRIIADSKLRIPDSARVLRHRDQSKTWILTTDAAPSDRADDLRKRGVQIIYCPPARDGRVDFRQAMPELARRDIASILVEGGGTVHAALLGEGLCDELIVAVAPLVIGADGRASVGELMLSELDNAPRFTTYRRETFEQDYWFYLERDVHRNR; encoded by the coding sequence CGCGTCAGTCCAAATCCGCTGGTTGGCGCCGTGGCGGTCAAAGCCGGTCGGGTGATTGCCAAAGCCTATCATCGGCGCTTCGGTGATTTGCATGCCGAGACGGCGTTGTTGCGCAAACTGTCGCTCGAAGCTGCGCAGGGCGCGACCATATATGTGAATCTCGAACCGTGCTGCCATCAGGGCAAGACGCCGCCGTGCACTTCGGCGCTGATCGCCGCGGGTATTGCACGAGTCGTGGTGGCGATGGAAGACCCGAACCCGCTGGTCAACGGCCAGGGCATTGCGCAACTGCGCGAGGCCGGCATTGAAGTGGTTGTGGGTGTGTGCGACGCGGAAGCGCGGCGCGTGAATGCACCGTTCCTGACGTACATGACCGGTGGCCGTCCCTGGCTTTTGCTGAAAGTGGCGCAGAGCCTCGACGGGCGGATCGCCTTGGGAAACGGCAAGTCGCGCTGGATCACGGGCGAAGCGTCGCGCACGGAAGTGCATCGCATTCGCGCGCGCCTGGATGCTGTCATGGTCGGAGTGCAGACCATTCTTGACGACGACCCGGAACTGAATGTGCGGCACGTCAAAGGGCGCGATCCGGTCCGCATCATTGCCGACTCGAAGCTCAGAATTCCTGATTCAGCACGCGTGCTGCGACACCGTGACCAATCCAAGACTTGGATTCTGACGACCGACGCAGCCCCGTCCGACCGCGCGGACGATTTGCGCAAGCGGGGTGTACAGATAATTTATTGCCCGCCTGCGCGCGACGGGCGGGTGGATTTTCGACAGGCCATGCCCGAACTTGCACGACGGGACATTGCTTCGATATTGGTGGAAGGCGGCGGCACCGTGCATGCGGCGCTGCTGGGCGAGGGATTGTGCGATGAGTTGATCGTGGCGGTGGCGCCGCTCGTGATTGGTGCGGATGGCCGCGCCAGTGTCGGCGAGCTTATGTTGTCAGAGCTTGACAACGCTCCGCGCTTCACGACTTATCGCCGGGAGACCTTTGAACAAGATTACTGGTTTTACTTGGAGCGAGATGTTCACAGGAATCGTTGA
- a CDS encoding riboflavin synthase, translating into MFTGIVETVGVVAEIRDRADFRTLRITGPAWLDELPLGASLAINGCCTTSMAADGRGFTCELMRITLEKTALGQLELNSEVNLERPLKFGAELGGHLMQGHVDGQATVTRVEQDGDNRVYEFALPAELMRYVIHTGSIAVDGVSLTAAEVRERSVVIGIIPHTYQRTVFHNYRVGDRVNIEVDMVGKYIEKLMPERLRMTMTEVS; encoded by the coding sequence ATGTTCACAGGAATCGTTGAAACCGTCGGTGTCGTCGCGGAGATTCGCGACCGCGCCGACTTTCGAACATTGAGAATTACCGGACCGGCCTGGCTTGACGAGCTGCCGCTCGGCGCGAGTCTGGCGATAAACGGCTGCTGCACGACGTCAATGGCCGCGGATGGCCGCGGATTCACCTGCGAGTTGATGCGCATTACGCTTGAGAAAACAGCGCTCGGTCAACTCGAATTGAATAGCGAAGTCAATCTGGAACGGCCGCTGAAATTCGGGGCCGAATTAGGCGGACATTTGATGCAAGGTCACGTAGACGGGCAGGCCACGGTGACGCGTGTCGAGCAGGACGGCGACAACCGCGTGTATGAATTTGCCTTGCCCGCCGAACTGATGCGCTATGTCATTCATACAGGTTCGATCGCCGTGGACGGAGTCTCGCTGACGGCGGCGGAGGTGCGCGAACGATCAGTCGTCATTGGGATCATTCCGCACACCTATCAGAGGACCGTCTTTCATAACTATCGCGTGGGGGACCGCGTGAACATCGAAGTAGATATGGTAGGGAAATACATTGAGAAGCTCATGCCCGAACGGTTGCGCATGACCATGACGGAGGTGTCATGA
- the ribA gene encoding GTP cyclohydrolase II: MLDPLEEGLRDVAAGKLVIVVDDENRENEGDLVCSAQHATPELINFMAAHGRGMICACITPERCSELHLRMQVADNTAKLGTAFTESVDYLHGTTTGISAYDRARTIAALVDPNTKAEDLGRPGHIHPLRAHPHGVLGRQGQTEATVDLARLTGQYPAGVLCEIMGDDGRMLRGDGLRAYANHHGLKIISVEQIAMYRAEHERFVEEKVRVPFPTKFGKFTLVHFVDLTKNEDHLALVKEPLDVSKPVLVRAHSECLTGDVFGSGRCDCGAQLEAALERIESEGAGVLVYLRQEGRGIGLAAKLQAYKLQDNGLDTVDANLKLGFKADLRGYAACAQMLKQLGVQQVRLMTNNPAKVADLEKYGIKVTERVPAASEPTQTNRKYLTAKRDKLGHLIELK, translated from the coding sequence ATGCTGGATCCATTGGAAGAGGGACTGCGTGACGTGGCCGCCGGTAAGCTCGTGATCGTCGTGGACGACGAAAATCGCGAGAACGAAGGCGATCTCGTCTGCTCGGCGCAGCATGCCACGCCGGAGTTGATCAACTTCATGGCGGCGCATGGCCGCGGCATGATTTGCGCCTGTATAACGCCCGAGCGCTGTTCCGAATTGCATTTGCGCATGCAAGTGGCGGACAATACGGCCAAACTTGGTACCGCCTTCACGGAATCGGTGGATTATCTGCACGGAACCACGACAGGTATTTCGGCATACGACCGGGCGCGCACCATCGCTGCGCTGGTTGATCCGAACACGAAAGCTGAAGATCTGGGCCGTCCGGGACACATCCACCCGCTGCGGGCGCATCCGCACGGCGTGTTGGGCCGGCAAGGCCAGACGGAGGCGACGGTGGATCTGGCGCGCTTGACCGGACAATATCCGGCAGGCGTGTTATGTGAGATTATGGGAGATGACGGACGTATGCTGCGCGGCGACGGCCTGCGGGCGTATGCAAACCACCACGGCCTGAAGATCATCTCCGTCGAGCAGATCGCGATGTACCGCGCGGAGCACGAACGATTCGTCGAAGAAAAAGTGCGTGTGCCGTTTCCGACGAAGTTCGGCAAGTTCACGCTCGTGCATTTCGTGGACCTGACCAAGAATGAAGATCATCTGGCACTGGTAAAAGAGCCGCTTGATGTGTCGAAACCCGTCTTGGTGCGCGCGCATTCGGAATGCTTGACCGGCGACGTGTTCGGCAGCGGCCGCTGCGATTGCGGAGCGCAGTTGGAAGCGGCCCTCGAGCGCATCGAATCCGAAGGCGCCGGCGTCCTCGTCTACCTGCGGCAGGAAGGCCGCGGTATTGGCTTGGCGGCCAAGCTGCAAGCGTACAAGCTGCAAGACAACGGGTTGGACACGGTTGACGCCAACCTTAAACTGGGTTTTAAGGCTGACCTCCGCGGTTACGCGGCCTGCGCACAGATGCTGAAGCAGCTTGGGGTTCAGCAGGTGCGATTGATGACTAACAATCCGGCGAAAGTCGCCGACTTGGAGAAATACGGCATCAAGGTGACCGAGCGCGTGCCGGCGGCAAGTGAGCCAACCCAAACGAATCGCAAGTATCTGACTGCAAAACGGGACAAACTGGGTCATCTGATCGAACTGAAATAG
- a CDS encoding D-tyrosyl-tRNA(Tyr) deacylase, whose product MKLVLQRVTRARVVVAGRVVGEIGHGLLILLGVAQGDTRTEMEWGANKIAELRIFSDADGKFNLSLDDVAGAVLVVSQFTLLGDSQKGRRPSFVKAAAPELAVPLYEYFVTVLRNRGITVATGSFGAMMEVELINDGPVTLVLERSATDAD is encoded by the coding sequence ATGAAGCTGGTGCTGCAGCGCGTAACGCGCGCCCGAGTTGTTGTGGCTGGCCGTGTCGTGGGTGAGATCGGGCACGGACTGCTGATCCTGCTGGGTGTCGCGCAGGGCGATACGCGCACCGAAATGGAGTGGGGAGCCAACAAGATTGCTGAACTGCGGATTTTCAGTGATGCCGATGGCAAATTCAATCTGAGCCTCGATGATGTGGCTGGTGCTGTGCTGGTGGTCAGTCAGTTCACGCTGCTGGGCGATTCCCAGAAAGGGCGGAGGCCGAGCTTTGTCAAGGCGGCGGCACCAGAGCTTGCCGTACCGCTCTACGAGTACTTTGTCACGGTGTTGCGGAATCGCGGGATAACGGTCGCGACGGGGAGCTTCGGGGCAATGATGGAGGTCGAATTGATCAACGACGGCCCGGTTACCCTCGTTCTGGAGCGGAGCGCAACGGACGCGGATTAG
- the lexA gene encoding transcriptional repressor LexA, with product MSEQLTEKQQRALQFIQAEITDRGRPPTLREIGGHIGVSSTNGVRYVLDALVRKGFLERSPMLSRGIELTDRSSVGSTRSTVREVPILGRIAAGIPITATENHEGRVTVDRSLAPTDDTFALRVRGESMIEAGIREGDVIFARPQRTADSGDIVVAMIGDEATVKFYKPVGARILLEPANSRFKPIVVEAGTPGFQILGKVVGLMRKF from the coding sequence ATGTCAGAGCAACTTACTGAAAAACAACAGCGCGCGCTGCAGTTTATCCAGGCGGAGATCACCGACCGGGGTAGGCCGCCGACGTTGCGCGAAATCGGCGGACATATTGGTGTGTCCTCGACGAACGGTGTACGCTATGTGCTGGACGCGCTGGTCCGAAAGGGGTTTCTGGAGCGTAGCCCCATGCTTTCGCGGGGTATCGAGCTGACCGACCGGTCATCCGTGGGCTCTACCCGCTCGACGGTGCGGGAGGTCCCGATTTTGGGCCGGATTGCGGCAGGTATTCCGATTACGGCCACTGAGAACCACGAAGGGCGTGTGACGGTGGATCGGTCGCTGGCTCCGACGGACGACACTTTTGCCTTGCGCGTCAGGGGTGAATCCATGATTGAAGCCGGCATCCGGGAGGGCGATGTCATCTTTGCCCGCCCGCAGCGAACCGCCGATTCCGGGGATATTGTCGTGGCCATGATTGGCGATGAGGCGACCGTTAAGTTCTACAAGCCTGTCGGCGCACGGATTCTGCTCGAACCCGCCAATAGCCGGTTCAAACCGATTGTGGTTGAAGCCGGAACCCCCGGTTTTCAGATATTGGGCAAGGTTGTCGGGCTAATGCGCAAGTTTTAG
- a CDS encoding DUF4835 family protein, giving the protein MKHIILSLVFALSLVSAAASAQLLHPEVTVDLRALPEEAQIKLRGIDSTLTRYIAEQRHPWNRDDGAYDLPVQVSIYFTDYSPNPTEDKYKANVIVTNKGDARYEDKRYEFGLRTPYQPGQAGYDSFFSVIEFYLWIVIANEEDKYEKLGGNPYFDRARQIQLSAASSIYYEGWDKRDVLLRGLTEEKNKLYREFEFFYHTALYYDELRQAEDTKAYMHYALLKLDGLSPDQRAGILENEHTYMATALKNCAYDKGIEALRRMDPAHKDAYDQIFATPETP; this is encoded by the coding sequence ATGAAACACATCATCTTAAGCTTGGTGTTCGCACTGTCCCTGGTGTCCGCCGCGGCATCCGCGCAGTTGCTGCATCCCGAAGTCACTGTGGACCTGCGGGCGCTGCCCGAAGAAGCGCAGATCAAACTACGCGGCATTGATTCCACGCTGACGCGCTATATTGCCGAGCAGCGGCACCCGTGGAATCGCGATGACGGCGCCTATGACCTGCCGGTGCAGGTCAGCATTTACTTCACGGACTACAGCCCGAATCCGACGGAAGATAAGTACAAGGCCAACGTCATCGTCACCAATAAGGGCGACGCGCGCTACGAAGACAAGCGCTACGAATTCGGCCTTCGCACCCCCTATCAGCCCGGTCAGGCAGGATACGATTCGTTCTTCAGCGTAATCGAATTCTACCTGTGGATTGTTATTGCGAACGAAGAAGACAAGTATGAGAAGTTGGGCGGGAATCCCTACTTCGACCGCGCGCGCCAGATTCAGCTTTCGGCGGCGTCGTCAATCTACTATGAGGGATGGGATAAGCGCGATGTGTTGCTGCGGGGCTTGACCGAAGAGAAGAACAAGCTCTATCGTGAGTTTGAGTTCTTCTATCATACGGCACTGTACTACGACGAACTGAGGCAGGCGGAAGATACGAAGGCGTATATGCACTACGCGCTGTTGAAGCTGGACGGACTGTCTCCCGACCAGCGCGCGGGGATTCTCGAAAACGAACACACCTACATGGCCACGGCCCTGAAGAACTGCGCCTATGACAAGGGGATTGAGGCGTTGCGGCGCATGGATCCGGCCCACAAGGACGCCTACGACCAGATATTTGCCACCCCCGAGACTCCTTAG
- a CDS encoding glycosyltransferase family 2 protein — protein MKLAVLILNWNGLADTRECLLSLLPAPEWATVYVIDNGSSDDSVRVLSKEFQDRIRLIETGENLLFAGGNNVGIRTALSEGCDAVLLLNNDTQVEPGTLAALADAAERHPATLLCPKILYSASREVLWYAGGIWSGGRVAHRGIREQDRGQFDREESTAWGTGCALWIPRDVIETIGVLDRDFRLYSEDVEYCLRARKAGVTTVYVPAARVWHKVSAALGGHGTWKKQKRKLASLRLLLRKLDADLPLRLAAYAHFFVGDPVRALLQKLR, from the coding sequence ATGAAACTGGCCGTTCTCATTCTAAACTGGAATGGACTCGCGGACACGCGCGAATGTCTTCTTTCGCTTTTGCCCGCGCCGGAGTGGGCGACGGTTTATGTCATTGACAACGGCTCCAGTGACGACAGCGTGCGGGTGCTTTCGAAGGAATTCCAAGATCGCATTCGCTTGATTGAGACGGGAGAGAATCTGCTCTTTGCGGGCGGCAATAACGTGGGCATTCGCACGGCGCTTAGCGAGGGGTGTGACGCGGTGCTGCTGCTTAACAACGACACGCAGGTGGAGCCCGGGACCCTCGCCGCGCTCGCGGACGCGGCGGAGCGGCATCCCGCAACGTTATTGTGTCCCAAGATACTGTATTCGGCGTCGCGCGAAGTGCTGTGGTACGCCGGAGGTATTTGGAGCGGCGGACGGGTCGCCCATCGCGGCATTCGTGAGCAGGATCGCGGCCAATTTGACCGTGAGGAGAGCACGGCCTGGGGCACCGGCTGCGCGCTGTGGATTCCGCGCGACGTGATCGAGACGATTGGTGTGCTCGACAGGGACTTCAGGCTCTACAGCGAAGACGTTGAGTACTGTTTACGCGCGCGCAAGGCGGGCGTGACCACCGTATATGTTCCGGCGGCGCGAGTGTGGCACAAGGTGTCGGCAGCCTTGGGGGGACACGGCACGTGGAAAAAACAGAAACGCAAATTAGCGAGCCTTCGGCTTCTGCTAAGGAAGTTGGATGCGGACCTGCCGCTGCGCTTGGCGGCCTACGCGCACTTTTTCGTCGGTGATCCCGTTCGCGCACTTCTGCAAAAGCTCCGCTGA
- a CDS encoding N-acetylmuramoyl-L-alanine amidase: protein MRPIPLHSLIGCLAALAVSLVLCGSAFGVTAVPLTDLAGTTLARLPVMQRGDVRIVPLSSMANWGGFESEIDRGKYRISSTGCLTILEPRNSFAEVNGAFVQMHSAAEVWDGSLWLPLVDLDELFPTTIELSDSADSVRLLGILDSTSGIVKPLTDLQVATPWSFGKVILDPGHGGRDPGGHGPGDLIEKDLVLDIARRAELALKKEGIAVALTRRDDSFLSLAERTRQANAEAGDLFLSIHCNSNSDARVNGAECYILQSARSERAEKVAQDENRVVELERDGERTKYVEMSEANFILMTMATSQYLLDSERWAGILLSEVSDRAGIMGRAVDQAGFYVLMGAAMPAVLLECGYLSNAEDARLLASDRGRQMLAEAIAGSVVKMKVEMEAAAR from the coding sequence ATGCGCCCCATACCCTTGCATAGTTTGATTGGCTGTCTGGCTGCGCTGGCGGTGTCGCTGGTGCTGTGCGGCAGCGCCTTTGGCGTTACCGCTGTGCCCTTGACGGACCTTGCGGGGACGACGCTGGCTCGCTTGCCGGTGATGCAGCGCGGCGATGTACGTATCGTACCGCTTTCTTCGATGGCGAATTGGGGCGGTTTCGAGAGCGAAATTGACCGGGGGAAATACCGCATCAGCTCGACGGGCTGCTTAACGATTCTCGAACCGCGCAACAGTTTTGCCGAGGTGAATGGCGCCTTCGTGCAGATGCACAGCGCCGCGGAAGTCTGGGACGGCTCACTGTGGCTGCCGCTGGTAGACCTAGACGAACTTTTTCCAACGACCATAGAATTGAGCGATTCGGCGGACAGCGTACGACTGCTTGGCATATTGGATTCGACAAGCGGCATTGTTAAGCCGCTCACTGATTTGCAGGTCGCAACGCCATGGAGCTTCGGCAAGGTGATTCTCGATCCTGGACACGGAGGCCGGGACCCGGGCGGACACGGGCCGGGTGACTTAATCGAGAAGGACCTCGTGCTGGACATCGCTCGACGGGCTGAACTCGCCCTGAAGAAAGAGGGCATCGCTGTGGCCTTGACCCGACGCGATGACAGCTTCTTGTCGCTTGCCGAGCGCACGCGGCAGGCCAACGCCGAGGCTGGCGATCTGTTTTTGTCCATCCACTGTAACAGTAACAGTGACGCCCGAGTGAACGGCGCCGAGTGCTATATCCTGCAATCAGCGCGCAGCGAACGAGCCGAGAAAGTGGCACAGGATGAAAATCGCGTCGTGGAACTCGAACGCGACGGTGAACGGACAAAGTACGTTGAAATGAGTGAAGCCAACTTCATTCTGATGACGATGGCGACCAGTCAGTACCTGCTGGATAGTGAACGGTGGGCGGGAATTCTCCTCAGCGAAGTAAGTGATCGCGCGGGGATCATGGGGCGAGCGGTTGATCAGGCGGGATTTTATGTGTTGATGGGAGCGGCAATGCCGGCGGTCCTCTTGGAGTGTGGATATTTGAGCAATGCCGAAGATGCGCGATTGCTGGCATCGGATCGCGGAAGGCAGATGTTGGCTGAAGCGATTGCCGGTTCGGTGGTGAAGATGAAGGTGGAGATGGAGGCAGCCGCGCGATGA
- the murI gene encoding glutamate racemase — MNARPIVVFDSGLGGLTVVAALHRLLPHEHFVFMADRARVPYASLSPALISRYACECASFLTTHQPKAAVIACNTVSAVALRDVESVLNVPVINVLHPTAAAAARATRSRRIGVLATSATVKRNTYSTVLNELLPGVNVFSQGCPLLVPLVEEGWTEGDIPRAIVEHYVESIRAANVDTVVLGCTHYEYFREHIQHAMGNGVTLVDTPAAAAGELEHWLDEHHDTAERGAGSVTIFSSDVTDALHRVVESLFPQESSISIHSVAVERLSKAALLPS; from the coding sequence ATGAATGCCCGGCCGATTGTCGTGTTTGATTCGGGACTGGGTGGGTTAACCGTTGTGGCGGCGCTGCACCGGCTGTTGCCGCACGAGCATTTCGTGTTCATGGCGGACCGAGCGCGTGTGCCGTATGCGTCGCTGAGTCCGGCGCTGATCTCGCGCTACGCCTGCGAATGCGCGAGTTTCTTGACGACGCATCAGCCAAAGGCAGCTGTGATTGCGTGCAACACCGTATCTGCCGTCGCGCTGCGCGACGTGGAAAGCGTCTTGAACGTGCCGGTGATCAACGTCCTGCATCCGACCGCCGCGGCGGCCGCGCGCGCAACCCGCAGCCGCAGGATCGGTGTACTGGCTACTTCCGCAACGGTCAAACGAAATACCTATTCAACCGTTCTGAACGAGCTATTGCCCGGGGTGAATGTGTTCTCCCAGGGTTGCCCGTTGCTTGTGCCGCTCGTAGAAGAAGGGTGGACCGAGGGCGATATTCCGCGCGCGATTGTCGAGCACTATGTCGAGTCAATTCGGGCCGCCAATGTAGACACGGTGGTCTTAGGTTGTACGCACTACGAGTACTTTCGCGAGCATATTCAGCATGCCATGGGCAACGGCGTGACGCTGGTGGATACGCCTGCCGCTGCAGCCGGGGAACTTGAGCATTGGCTGGACGAGCACCATGATACCGCCGAGCGCGGCGCCGGCAGTGTAACGATCTTCAGTAGTGACGTGACGGACGCCCTCCACCGAGTGGTTGAGTCGTTGTTTCCACAAGAATCGAGTATTTCCATTCACTCCGTGGCCGTTGAGCGTTTGAGCAAGGCGGCTCTCCTTCCCAGTTAG
- the rho gene encoding transcription termination factor Rho, whose amino-acid sequence MDISTLQAMTVPDLITLGRQLEVQETSGLPKHELIFKILARQSQLDEVLTAGGVLEILPDGYGFLRSAQASYLPSPDDVYVSPSQIKRFGLRTGHLVTGQVRPPKEGERFFALLKVHDVNGANPDIAKEIVHFDDLTPVYPDNKFRMELDSKDLTLRVMDVFAPVGMGQRGLIVAPPRTGKTIILQKIANAITMNHPDVQLLVLLIDERPEEVTDMERSVRGEVVSSTFDEKAERHVQVAGMVLERAKRMVEMGKNVVILLDSITRLARAHNAVMPHSGRVLSGGIDASALYEPKRFFGAARNIEEGGSLTILATALIETGSRADEVIFEEFKGTGNLELVLDRRLAEFRIFPAIDVLRSGTRREENLLSPMVLQKMYALRSVLDHNNSVETMKFILDKMRDTRSNAEFFEMMTKS is encoded by the coding sequence ATGGATATTTCAACACTTCAAGCGATGACCGTTCCTGACCTGATCACCCTGGGCCGCCAGCTTGAGGTGCAGGAAACGTCCGGTCTGCCCAAGCACGAACTCATTTTCAAGATTCTGGCGCGTCAATCTCAGCTCGACGAAGTGCTGACGGCGGGCGGCGTGCTTGAAATATTGCCGGATGGTTACGGCTTCCTGCGCAGCGCGCAGGCATCGTACCTGCCCAGTCCGGACGACGTGTATGTTTCGCCGTCTCAGATCAAACGATTTGGTCTGCGGACCGGACATCTTGTTACCGGACAGGTGCGGCCGCCGAAGGAGGGGGAGCGTTTCTTTGCGCTCTTGAAAGTGCATGATGTAAACGGCGCCAATCCCGACATCGCCAAGGAGATCGTGCACTTCGACGACTTGACGCCTGTCTATCCGGACAACAAGTTCCGTATGGAGCTCGACAGCAAAGACTTGACGCTGCGGGTGATGGACGTGTTCGCTCCGGTCGGCATGGGCCAACGCGGCCTGATTGTCGCTCCGCCGCGCACGGGCAAGACAATCATTCTGCAGAAGATCGCCAACGCGATCACGATGAATCATCCCGATGTGCAGTTGCTCGTTCTTCTGATTGATGAACGTCCGGAAGAAGTCACTGATATGGAACGCTCGGTGCGGGGCGAAGTCGTCTCGTCTACGTTTGACGAGAAGGCCGAACGGCACGTGCAGGTGGCGGGTATGGTTCTGGAGCGAGCCAAACGCATGGTTGAGATGGGCAAGAACGTCGTAATTCTGCTGGACTCGATTACGCGACTGGCACGCGCTCATAACGCCGTGATGCCGCATTCGGGCCGCGTGTTGTCGGGCGGTATTGACGCCAGCGCGCTGTATGAACCCAAACGGTTCTTCGGCGCGGCACGTAACATTGAAGAGGGCGGCAGCCTGACGATTCTGGCGACCGCGCTGATTGAAACCGGATCGAGAGCGGACGAAGTCATCTTCGAAGAATTCAAAGGCACGGGCAACCTTGAACTCGTGCTGGATCGCCGATTGGCCGAGTTCCGCATCTTCCCGGCGATTGACGTCCTGCGCTCAGGCACGCGCCGTGAGGAAAATCTGTTGTCGCCGATGGTGCTGCAGAAGATGTACGCGCTACGCAGCGTTTTGGATCACAATAACTCGGTCGAGACCATGAAGTTCATTCTCGACAAGATGCGTGACACGCGCTCGAATGCCGAGTTCTTCGAAATGATGACGAAGTCTTAG
- a CDS encoding lipid-A-disaccharide synthase N-terminal domain-containing protein, whose translation MTLPLLGEIKVDAWTLVGLAGQVLFFMRFIIQWLATERARRTVIPTSFWYFSILGSLVLLTYSFVRKDPVFIAGYLLAMFIYARNLRFALKPDPRAPLPE comes from the coding sequence ATGACACTCCCGCTGCTGGGTGAAATCAAGGTAGATGCATGGACATTGGTCGGCCTGGCCGGACAGGTGCTGTTCTTCATGCGGTTTATCATTCAGTGGCTGGCGACGGAACGAGCGCGGCGGACCGTGATTCCCACCTCGTTCTGGTATTTTTCAATCCTCGGCTCCCTGGTGCTGCTGACCTATTCTTTTGTTCGTAAAGACCCTGTCTTCATCGCCGGTTACCTACTGGCAATGTTCATCTACGCGCGCAACCTTCGCTTCGCCCTGAAGCCTGATCCGCGCGCGCCCTTGCCGGAGTGA
- a CDS encoding serine hydroxymethyltransferase produces MSSHLQNSLSHSDPAIAAIIDRERTRQNEGLELIASENFVSPAVMEAMGNVMTNKYAEGLPGKRYYGGCHVVDEAETLAIDRVKELFGVKWANVQPHSGAQANMAVYMTLLKPGDRILGMNLAHGGHLTHGSPVNFSGRWFEVVSYGVTQDTNLIDMDDVAAKAREFRPKLIMTGSSAYPRKWELAKFREIANEVGAYLICDMSHFAGLVAGKVHPDVMPFAHAVTSTTHKTLRAPRGGVILSNEEGGELLLSGMPKPKTYWDAFDSWVFPGVQGGPLMHVIAAKAVAFGEALTPAFRDYARKVVENAKTMADELMKRDYKVVSGGTDTHLVLIDLSPLGKTGKAAEKALEAADITVNKNMVPYDPQKPLVTSGVRIGSPALTSRGMGADEMRKVVALIDQVIQNLDNTDVQARVKTDVHELTRQFPLYPQPLRYHV; encoded by the coding sequence ATGAGTTCACATTTACAAAATTCCTTGTCGCATTCAGATCCGGCGATCGCCGCGATCATTGACCGCGAACGCACGCGGCAGAACGAAGGGTTAGAGCTGATCGCGTCCGAGAACTTCGTGTCGCCCGCCGTCATGGAGGCGATGGGCAACGTGATGACGAATAAGTATGCCGAGGGTCTGCCGGGCAAGCGCTATTATGGTGGCTGTCACGTCGTGGATGAGGCCGAGACTCTGGCCATTGACCGCGTCAAAGAACTGTTCGGCGTGAAATGGGCCAACGTGCAGCCGCATTCGGGTGCGCAGGCGAACATGGCTGTCTACATGACGCTGCTCAAACCGGGTGACCGGATTCTCGGAATGAACCTGGCGCACGGCGGACATCTGACGCATGGTTCTCCCGTGAATTTCTCGGGTCGCTGGTTTGAAGTGGTAAGCTATGGCGTCACGCAGGATACGAACCTGATTGACATGGACGATGTTGCCGCCAAAGCGCGAGAGTTTCGTCCGAAGCTGATCATGACCGGGTCATCGGCCTACCCGCGGAAGTGGGAGCTTGCGAAGTTCCGGGAGATCGCCAATGAAGTCGGCGCGTACCTGATTTGCGATATGTCGCATTTCGCCGGGCTTGTGGCGGGTAAGGTGCATCCCGATGTTATGCCCTTTGCCCACGCTGTGACCTCGACAACGCATAAGACGCTGCGCGCTCCGCGCGGCGGTGTGATTCTCTCCAATGAAGAGGGCGGCGAACTGCTGTTGTCTGGCATGCCTAAGCCGAAGACCTATTGGGATGCGTTTGATTCGTGGGTGTTCCCCGGTGTGCAGGGCGGTCCGCTAATGCATGTCATCGCCGCCAAAGCCGTGGCCTTTGGCGAAGCGCTTACGCCGGCGTTCCGCGACTATGCGCGCAAAGTGGTCGAGAATGCCAAAACAATGGCCGACGAACTTATGAAGCGCGACTACAAAGTGGTCTCGGGCGGGACCGATACGCATTTGGTGTTGATTGACTTGTCGCCGTTGGGCAAGACGGGCAAGGCTGCCGAGAAGGCGCTTGAGGCCGCCGATATTACGGTAAATAAGAACATGGTGCCGTACGACCCGCAGAAGCCGCTGGTGACTTCGGGCGTTCGGATCGGTTCACCGGCCTTGACCTCGCGCGGCATGGGTGCCGACGAAATGCGAAAAGTCGTCGCGCTGATTGATCAGGTTATTCAGAATTTGGACAATACCGATGTACAGGCCAGGGTTAAGACCGACGTGCACGAATTAACACGGCAATTCCCGCTCTATCCGCAGCCGCTGCGCTACCACGTGTAG